A single region of the Cereibacter sphaeroides 2.4.1 genome encodes:
- a CDS encoding KpsF/GutQ family sugar-phosphate isomerase, whose protein sequence is MTSSTTDFLATARRVIEAETTALTMLGASLDDSFGAAVETILRARGRVIVSGMGKSGHIGRKITATLASTGTPAQFVHPAEASHGDLGMVTRDDVALVLSNSGETPELADIIAHTRRFDIPLIGVASRAQSTLLRQSDVALLLPPAPEACGNGIVPTSSTTMTLALGDALAVALMEHRQFTPEHFRVFHPGGKLGARLARVADLMHRDLPLVAMGTSMGEALITMSRLGFGVLGVTGPEGRLAGIITDGDLRRHLDGLLSLSVEDVMTRHPLTIAPDALAEKAVAVMNGRKITSLFVVDPEGSGAAEGLIHIHDCLRAGVA, encoded by the coding sequence ATGACATCTTCCACCACTGACTTTCTCGCGACCGCCCGGCGGGTGATCGAGGCCGAGACCACGGCCCTCACGATGCTGGGCGCGAGCCTCGACGACAGTTTCGGCGCTGCGGTCGAGACGATCCTGCGCGCCCGCGGGCGCGTGATCGTCTCGGGCATGGGCAAGTCGGGCCATATCGGGCGCAAGATCACCGCGACCCTCGCCTCGACCGGCACGCCTGCGCAGTTCGTCCATCCGGCCGAAGCCAGCCATGGCGATCTCGGCATGGTCACGCGGGACGATGTCGCGCTGGTGCTGTCGAATTCGGGCGAGACGCCCGAGCTGGCCGACATCATCGCCCACACGCGGCGCTTCGACATTCCGCTGATCGGCGTCGCGAGCCGCGCCCAGTCCACGCTGCTGCGCCAGTCCGACGTGGCCCTGCTGCTGCCGCCCGCCCCCGAGGCCTGCGGCAACGGCATCGTGCCCACCTCCTCGACCACGATGACGCTGGCCCTGGGCGATGCGCTGGCCGTGGCGCTGATGGAGCACCGCCAGTTCACGCCCGAGCATTTCCGCGTCTTCCATCCGGGCGGCAAGCTCGGGGCGCGGCTCGCGCGCGTGGCCGATCTCATGCACCGCGACCTGCCGCTGGTTGCGATGGGCACCTCGATGGGCGAGGCCCTCATCACCATGAGCCGCCTCGGGTTCGGCGTCCTCGGCGTCACCGGACCCGAGGGCCGGCTTGCGGGAATCATCACCGACGGCGACCTCCGCCGTCATCTCGACGGGCTTCTGTCGCTCTCTGTCGAAGATGTGATGACGCGCCACCCTCTCACCATCGCCCCCGACGCTCTGGCCGAGAAGGCCGTGGCGGTCATGAACGGCCGCAAGATCACGTCGCTCTTCGTGGTCGATCCCGAGGGGTCGGGCGCGGCGGAGGGGCTGATCCATATTCACGACTGCCTCCGCGCCGGAGTGGCCTGA